The DNA segment CAAGTGACATGAGAAACGAATTGGCCGCTGTAGAACCCCCAGGCGATGAGCGCCAGGGTCAGGGCGGCCAGGATCACACGAACCGTTAGCGCATTGACCACGCGGGAGCTGCGACCTTCGTCCTTGACCAGGAAGAAAAGGCCGCTGAACAGGCTGACCACCGTGGCAAGCAACATGAGGACGATCGCGGCCTTGAGCATGCGTGACTCCGGGGGAAGGGGGATGTTGTGCAGTATAGCCAGCCCTGTTCAGCCTCACGGCCGGCGCCCATGAGCGCCTTCCGGCCCGGCCTGGCGCCCACTCTGGTGGTGCTCGCGCTATTGCCGGTGCTCATCGGCCTGGGCTTCTGGCAGCTGTCCCGTGCGGATGAAAAACGCCAGCTGCTGGCTGCCGCCGAGGCGCGCCGCATCTCCGCCCCGATCGCTATCGATAATCTTCTCGCCAGCGCCGACCCCGCCTACCTGCGCGTTCGCCTGCACGGCCATTTCGACGCCGCGCACAGCCTGCTGCTGGACAGTCGCATCCGTGACGGCAAGGCCGGAGTCGAGTTGCTGCAACCCTTCCAGAACAGTTCCAGCGGCCAGTGGCTGCTGGTCAATCGCGGCTGGCTGCCCTGGCCGGATCGCCGTGTGGCGCCCGCCTTCAACACCCCGGATGGCGAGCAGACGATCGTTGCCTGGGCCTATGTGCCGCCGGGTGCGGCCTTCGAACTCAAACACCTGGAAACGAGCGGCTGGCCGCAACTGATCAACCAGGTGGATGCCGCCGCCCTCTGGCAGCACCTGGGGCGCGATGGACTGCCGCTGGAGCTGCGCCTGGAGGAGGGCCCGGCGGCCTACCGCACCGACTGGCCGGTGGTCGCCATGGGACCGGAGAAACACCTCGGCTACGCCGTGCAGTGGTTCGCCCTGGCGGCAGCCCTGCTCGGCCTGTTCATTTATTTCGGATTGCACAAAGGACGGGAGAACAACCATGAACCCAGCACTCGCCATGCCTGAGAACGCGCCGCCGCGCCGCCGCGGACGCATCCAGCTGCTGCTGATCCTGATGGTGGTGATCGGCCCGATGATGCTCGCCACGGCCATGTACAAATTCAGCTTCTGGGTGCCGGAAGGGCGCAGCTACCACGGTGCCTTGCTGGGCAACGGACAAACCAGCGTCGACCTCGGCGTTCTGGGCGCAGCCCCGCAGGAAACCTGGCAATTGCTGGTCACCGCGCCGTCCGGCTGCAACGCCGATTGCCAGGAACTGGTCTACGTGGCACGGCAGATCCACACCGGCCTTGGCCGCGATGCTTCCCGCGCCAGCCACGCACTGGCCGTTACTGAGGTGCCGGCGGACTACGCCGA comes from the Pseudomonas sp. TCU-HL1 genome and includes:
- a CDS encoding twin transmembrane helix small protein, producing MLKAAIVLMLLATVVSLFSGLFFLVKDEGRSSRVVNALTVRVILAALTLALIAWGFYSGQFVSHVTW
- a CDS encoding SURF1 family protein, with amino-acid sequence MSAFRPGLAPTLVVLALLPVLIGLGFWQLSRADEKRQLLAAAEARRISAPIAIDNLLASADPAYLRVRLHGHFDAAHSLLLDSRIRDGKAGVELLQPFQNSSSGQWLLVNRGWLPWPDRRVAPAFNTPDGEQTIVAWAYVPPGAAFELKHLETSGWPQLINQVDAAALWQHLGRDGLPLELRLEEGPAAYRTDWPVVAMGPEKHLGYAVQWFALAAALLGLFIYFGLHKGRENNHEPSTRHA